The proteins below come from a single Pandoraea apista genomic window:
- a CDS encoding Asp/Glu racemase, giving the protein MTPTSFRIGQIVPSSNTTMETEIPAMLRSREQILPERFTFHSSRMRMHRVVKEELEAMNAEGLRCAAELADARVDVMSTACLVAIMAMGPGYHRQVEEDLRRVARENHCEAAIMTSAGALVAGLKTLGARKIALMAPYMKPLTQAVVEYIEHEGIEVLDALSFEIPDNLEVGRRDPMQLLDDVKRLNTANADVVVLSACVQMPSLPAIQTAQDRLGLPVTSTAVSTVRQMLDHLGLAPVAPGAGALLSVPGAQPLTRIA; this is encoded by the coding sequence ATGACCCCCACTTCATTTCGCATCGGGCAGATCGTGCCCAGCTCCAACACCACGATGGAGACGGAGATTCCTGCCATGTTGCGCTCGCGCGAGCAGATCCTGCCCGAGCGCTTTACGTTTCATTCGAGCCGCATGCGTATGCATCGTGTGGTGAAGGAAGAACTGGAAGCGATGAACGCCGAAGGACTTCGCTGTGCCGCCGAACTCGCCGATGCGCGCGTGGATGTCATGAGTACCGCCTGCCTCGTGGCCATCATGGCGATGGGGCCGGGCTACCACCGTCAGGTCGAGGAAGACCTGCGCCGTGTCGCGCGCGAGAATCATTGCGAAGCCGCCATCATGACGTCGGCCGGCGCACTCGTAGCGGGACTGAAGACGCTGGGCGCACGCAAGATCGCGCTGATGGCCCCTTACATGAAGCCGCTGACGCAAGCCGTGGTCGAGTACATCGAGCACGAAGGCATCGAAGTGCTCGACGCCCTGTCGTTCGAAATTCCCGACAACCTTGAGGTTGGCCGCCGCGATCCCATGCAGTTGCTTGACGACGTCAAGCGCCTCAACACGGCGAATGCCGACGTCGTAGTGCTGTCTGCCTGCGTGCAAATGCCATCGCTGCCCGCAATCCAGACCGCACAGGACCGGCTCGGCCTGCCCGTAACGTCGACCGCCGTGAGCACCGTGCGCCAGATGCTCGACCACCTCGGCCTGGCGCCGGTCGCGCCCGGAGCAGGCGCCCTGCTGTCGGTGCCGGGTGCGCAGCCGCTGACTCGCATTGCCTGA
- a CDS encoding FAD-dependent monooxygenase has translation MRIAVIGGGPAGLYFSLLTKQRHPQDEIVVHERNAANATYGWGVVFSDIALAFLKDADEAFFRKFTAHHTRCDYMEIVHQGVPVRLSNNHFSRTSRIDMLRVLQQACADAGVDVRYQSHVTDPAQLPDADVIVAADGVNSEVRTHMADHFMPSFDERRNKFAWYGTSQRFHPVSLIFRQTPHGVFMAHAYQYSPDRSTFLVEVDPETWQRCGLGTATEEQSRAFCEQIFADDLQGHSLLTNRSNWFQARVVSNARWSHGNVVLLGDALRSVHFSLGSGTRMAMQDAIALFEALSAHRHDIPTAFASFEQRRRSASDRFQDAARRSLDWYESVDQRMHLDPVSFAYDYMLRTGRVSHEDLRERDPAFIAQVEANAASVREHAA, from the coding sequence ATGAGAATCGCCGTCATCGGTGGCGGGCCTGCCGGCCTGTACTTTTCGCTGTTGACGAAACAGCGTCATCCGCAAGACGAAATCGTCGTCCATGAGCGCAACGCTGCCAATGCCACTTATGGCTGGGGCGTTGTCTTCTCCGACATTGCGCTCGCCTTCCTGAAGGACGCGGACGAGGCGTTCTTCCGCAAATTCACAGCGCACCATACCCGCTGCGACTACATGGAGATCGTGCATCAAGGCGTGCCCGTCCGACTGAGCAACAATCATTTCTCGCGCACGTCCCGGATCGACATGTTGCGTGTGTTGCAGCAGGCGTGCGCCGACGCCGGTGTCGACGTTCGTTATCAGAGCCACGTCACCGATCCCGCTCAATTGCCGGACGCCGACGTGATCGTTGCCGCGGACGGCGTAAATAGCGAAGTCCGCACGCACATGGCCGATCATTTCATGCCGAGCTTCGATGAGCGGCGGAACAAATTCGCGTGGTATGGCACGTCGCAACGCTTTCACCCGGTGTCGTTGATCTTCCGCCAGACACCGCACGGCGTGTTCATGGCGCACGCGTACCAATACAGCCCAGATCGCTCAACGTTCCTCGTGGAAGTCGATCCAGAGACGTGGCAGCGCTGCGGCCTCGGTACCGCCACCGAGGAGCAGAGCCGCGCGTTTTGCGAACAGATTTTCGCAGACGACCTGCAAGGCCATTCGCTGCTGACCAACCGGTCGAACTGGTTTCAGGCGCGGGTGGTGAGCAATGCGCGCTGGTCGCACGGCAACGTGGTGTTGCTTGGCGACGCCCTGCGCAGTGTGCACTTCTCGCTCGGCTCGGGCACACGCATGGCCATGCAGGACGCCATCGCCCTGTTCGAAGCGCTGTCGGCTCACCGGCACGACATCCCCACCGCGTTCGCATCGTTCGAGCAGCGCCGCCGAAGTGCATCGGATCGCTTCCAGGACGCCGCGAGACGCAGCCTCGACTGGTACGAGTCTGTCGACCAGCGCATGCATCTTGATCCCGTGAGCTTCGCGTACGACTACATGCTGCGCACGGGACGCGTCAGTCACGAAGACCTTCGTGAGCGAGATCCGGCGTTCATCGCGCAAGTCGAGGCCAATGCCGCCTCAGTGCGCGAGCATGCCGCGTAG
- a CDS encoding MFS transporter → MDKHDTRHTSVDVRDFINATPVSRFQIMISAMCFLIVALDGFDIAIIGFIAPHIRAEWQLSMVSLGPLFSAGLLGLMVGAFCSGPMADRIGRRRVLMLSVAWFGAASVGAAFAPNVGWLIALRFLTGLGLGGAMPNAITLTSEFSPERRRGTLLTLMFCGFSLGSALGGVVTAYLVAGIGWRGLLAVGGLLPLALVPVLWFTLPESVRFLAIRGGTQTQIAAILARVAPGRVVAGQQYTAADDRLPSSPVVQLFHRDYRRGTLLLWLAFFMSLLLLYLLINWLPILAERSGLTLKQASMFAGLLQGGGVLGAIVLGVLIDRFHPYKVVAAAYVLGALALASLAIANGAVWLALGIFVTGFCVSGSQVCANVIASAYYPTSNRATGVAWALGIGRIGAVAGSFGGAMLLAAGWSNAGLFTILAIPALLAALGILLAGARQGRTARNEVVAAQSPASLSKI, encoded by the coding sequence ATGGACAAGCACGACACCCGGCACACGTCAGTCGACGTGCGGGACTTCATCAACGCGACCCCGGTGTCGCGCTTCCAGATCATGATCAGCGCCATGTGCTTCCTGATCGTGGCGCTGGATGGGTTCGACATCGCGATCATCGGCTTCATCGCCCCGCACATCCGCGCCGAGTGGCAGTTGTCGATGGTCTCGCTCGGCCCCTTGTTCAGTGCCGGATTGCTCGGGCTGATGGTGGGCGCGTTCTGTAGCGGGCCGATGGCGGACCGTATCGGTCGACGCCGTGTCCTGATGCTGTCCGTCGCATGGTTCGGTGCGGCAAGCGTCGGTGCAGCGTTCGCACCGAACGTCGGATGGCTGATCGCCCTTCGCTTTCTGACGGGACTCGGCTTGGGCGGCGCCATGCCCAACGCGATCACGCTGACCTCGGAGTTCAGCCCCGAGCGGCGCCGGGGCACGTTGCTCACGCTGATGTTCTGCGGCTTCTCGCTCGGCTCGGCGCTGGGCGGCGTGGTGACGGCCTACCTCGTGGCGGGTATCGGTTGGCGCGGCTTGCTCGCTGTTGGCGGACTGCTGCCGCTGGCGCTCGTGCCGGTACTCTGGTTCACCTTGCCGGAGTCGGTCCGGTTTCTGGCGATCCGAGGTGGTACGCAAACGCAAATCGCAGCGATTCTGGCGCGCGTCGCGCCGGGACGTGTCGTCGCGGGTCAGCAATACACCGCCGCCGACGATCGCCTGCCATCCTCGCCCGTCGTGCAACTGTTTCATCGCGACTACCGGCGCGGCACGCTGCTGCTATGGCTCGCGTTCTTCATGAGCCTGCTGTTGCTGTACCTGCTCATCAACTGGCTGCCGATTCTGGCCGAGCGCAGCGGCCTGACGCTCAAGCAGGCATCGATGTTCGCGGGATTGTTGCAAGGCGGCGGCGTGCTGGGTGCGATTGTGCTGGGCGTGCTGATCGACCGGTTCCACCCGTACAAAGTGGTTGCGGCAGCCTATGTACTGGGCGCACTCGCGCTGGCGTCGCTGGCGATCGCCAATGGCGCGGTGTGGCTGGCGTTGGGTATCTTCGTGACAGGATTCTGCGTGAGCGGGTCGCAAGTCTGCGCGAACGTGATCGCTTCCGCGTATTACCCGACATCCAATCGCGCGACCGGTGTGGCATGGGCGCTAGGCATCGGTCGCATCGGGGCAGTGGCGGGTTCGTTCGGCGGCGCCATGCTGCTTGCAGCGGGTTGGAGCAACGCCGGATTGTTCACAATTCTCGCGATACCGGCATTGCTGGCCGCATTGGGAATTCTGCTCGCAGGGGCAAGGCAGGGACGGACAGCGCGCAATGAGGTCGTCGCAGCGCAATCGCCCGCCTCGCTTTCTAAGATCTGA
- a CDS encoding phenylacetate--CoA ligase family protein has product MNDYFDTLETRAPEVREKALLAALPSHVSHAQTRAPYFAQALGEVDAQAIGSRDALAGLPVTRKSDLTAYQVRHPPLGGMNATPLGGLAHVYQSPGPIYEPDGRGSDWWRFARAMFAAGLRAGDLVYNTYSYHFTPAGMMIETGAARLGCCVFPAGVGQTEMQLDAIRHLQPVAYAGTPSFLKILIEKSEAAGADIGCIRRATLSGEALPPSLRDWFKTRGITARQLYGTADLGLIAFESDAQAGLIVDENVLVELVEPGGTKPVPDGEIGEVVVTNFNPDYPLIRFATGDLSAVEAGISPCGRTNMRLKGWLGRADQTVKVRGMFVHPGQIGEIGKRYPELVRLRLRVEGRVGDDRMRLICETNAAPPEGLAARVQETFRDVTRLRGEVDFVAAGTLPADGKLVEDARAYD; this is encoded by the coding sequence ATGAACGATTACTTCGACACGCTGGAAACTCGTGCGCCGGAGGTTCGCGAGAAGGCCCTGCTGGCTGCGTTGCCGTCGCACGTGTCGCATGCACAGACACGCGCGCCGTATTTCGCGCAGGCACTGGGGGAGGTCGACGCGCAGGCCATCGGCTCGCGCGACGCGTTGGCCGGTCTGCCCGTGACGCGCAAGTCGGATCTGACGGCGTATCAGGTGCGCCATCCGCCACTGGGCGGGATGAACGCGACGCCCCTGGGCGGTCTGGCGCATGTGTACCAGTCACCCGGTCCGATCTACGAGCCGGATGGACGCGGCAGCGACTGGTGGCGCTTTGCACGGGCCATGTTTGCGGCGGGCCTGCGCGCGGGCGATCTGGTCTACAACACCTATTCGTATCACTTCACGCCCGCGGGGATGATGATTGAGACGGGCGCCGCGCGACTGGGATGTTGCGTGTTCCCGGCCGGGGTTGGGCAGACCGAGATGCAACTCGACGCGATTCGTCACTTGCAACCCGTCGCGTACGCCGGCACGCCTTCGTTTCTGAAGATTCTGATCGAGAAGAGCGAGGCGGCCGGCGCGGATATCGGCTGCATCCGGCGGGCGACCCTCTCCGGTGAGGCGCTGCCGCCGTCGTTACGCGATTGGTTCAAGACGCGCGGCATTACGGCGCGGCAGTTATACGGTACGGCCGATCTCGGGTTGATCGCGTTCGAGAGCGACGCACAGGCGGGTCTGATCGTCGACGAGAACGTGCTGGTGGAACTGGTAGAGCCCGGCGGCACGAAGCCGGTGCCGGACGGCGAGATCGGCGAAGTCGTGGTAACGAACTTCAATCCGGACTATCCGCTGATTCGCTTCGCAACGGGGGATCTATCGGCGGTAGAAGCGGGAATCAGCCCGTGCGGGCGCACCAACATGCGGCTCAAAGGCTGGCTAGGACGCGCCGATCAGACCGTCAAGGTACGCGGAATGTTCGTGCATCCGGGGCAGATTGGCGAGATTGGAAAGCGATATCCCGAGTTGGTGCGGCTGCGCCTGCGTGTGGAGGGACGGGTCGGTGACGATCGGATGCGGCTGATTTGCGAAACGAATGCGGCCCCGCCGGAAGGATTGGCGGCCCGTGTGCAGGAGACATTCAGGGATGTGACCCGGTTGCGCGGCGAGGTCGATTTTGTCGCCGCAGGGACACTGCCGGCCGATGGGAAACTGGTCGAGGACGCGCGGGCCTACGATTGA
- a CDS encoding ABC transporter ATP-binding protein: MEASLRVNNIEVIYDHVILVLKGVSLIVPEGKIVALLGANGAGKSTTLKAISNLLHAERGEVTKGTIDYRGERVEKLTPNGLVKRGVIQVMEGRHCFGHLTIEENLLTGGYVRHASRSAQQHALERIYAYFPRLKTRRKSQAGYTSGGEQQMCAIGRAMMAQPSMILLDEPSMGLAPQIVEEIFAIVRDLNQREKVSFLLAEQNTMAALRYADYGYILENGRVVMDGDAASLRDNEDVKEFYLGIAKDGASSAGSFRNVKSYRRRKRWIA; this comes from the coding sequence ATGGAAGCGAGTTTGCGCGTCAACAATATCGAAGTCATATACGACCACGTCATTCTCGTGCTCAAGGGCGTGTCGCTGATCGTGCCGGAAGGCAAGATCGTGGCATTGCTCGGGGCCAACGGCGCGGGCAAGAGTACGACCCTCAAGGCGATTTCGAATCTGCTTCACGCCGAGCGAGGCGAGGTGACGAAGGGCACGATCGACTATCGCGGCGAACGGGTGGAGAAGCTCACGCCGAACGGACTGGTCAAGCGTGGGGTGATTCAGGTGATGGAGGGGCGTCACTGCTTCGGGCACCTGACCATCGAAGAGAATCTGCTGACGGGCGGCTATGTGCGGCATGCATCGCGCAGTGCACAGCAGCATGCGCTCGAACGAATCTACGCGTACTTCCCGCGTCTGAAGACGCGTCGAAAATCGCAAGCGGGTTATACGTCCGGTGGCGAGCAGCAAATGTGCGCGATCGGCCGCGCCATGATGGCGCAGCCGTCGATGATCTTGCTCGACGAGCCGTCGATGGGGCTCGCGCCACAGATCGTGGAAGAGATCTTCGCCATTGTGCGCGATCTGAACCAGCGCGAGAAGGTCAGCTTTCTGCTGGCCGAACAGAACACGATGGCGGCGCTGCGTTACGCGGACTATGGCTACATTCTCGAGAACGGCCGGGTCGTGATGGATGGCGACGCGGCGTCGCTTCGTGATAACGAAGACGTCAAGGAGTTTTACCTGGGGATCGCCAAGGACGGCGCCAGCAGTGCGGGGAGCTTCCGAAACGTGAAGAGCTATCGACGCCGCAAGCGATGGATCGCATGA
- a CDS encoding ABC transporter substrate-binding protein: MGSVGVSFAQSNDQFIALADYRVGPYGANGQSFYGGFIDYLQYVNLKNGGVNGVKLTWEECETEYNNAKGVECYERLKGKNPVTKGTAYHVMATGISYALIDKTATDQVPLVMMGYGRTDAVDGTVFPWAFPLVTTYQMQASAIIKFLADKNGGSLNGKKIVFLYHDSAYGKEPIVAMQAESKINKFNLIEIPVAHPGNEQGAQWLRIRQENPDYVVFWGWGVMNQTALKAAQKVGYPREKIVGSWWAGSEEDTIPAGAAAKGYMSATWNVAGKQVPLIADIEKVVYGAGKGNMQDPSKVGSVLYNRGVSAAVATVEALNTAQNKFGKGKVMTPVQVRWALENLNIDAARLKALGATGLLPDIKTSCEDHEGSGKVRIQQWDGAKWVLVSDWIEGNRRLIHPLFEASAKQYAKEKGITPACYKM, from the coding sequence ATGGGGAGCGTGGGCGTGTCGTTCGCACAATCGAATGATCAGTTCATCGCGCTCGCTGACTATCGCGTCGGGCCGTATGGCGCGAACGGACAGTCGTTCTATGGCGGTTTCATCGACTATCTGCAATACGTGAATCTGAAGAACGGCGGCGTCAATGGCGTCAAGCTCACATGGGAAGAGTGCGAGACCGAGTACAACAACGCCAAGGGAGTGGAGTGCTACGAGCGCCTCAAGGGCAAGAACCCGGTGACCAAGGGCACGGCGTATCACGTCATGGCTACCGGCATTTCGTACGCGCTGATCGACAAGACGGCGACCGATCAGGTGCCGCTGGTGATGATGGGCTACGGCCGTACCGACGCGGTGGACGGCACGGTATTCCCGTGGGCGTTCCCGCTGGTCACCACGTATCAGATGCAGGCGTCGGCCATCATCAAGTTCCTCGCGGACAAGAACGGCGGCTCGCTCAATGGCAAGAAAATCGTCTTCCTCTATCACGACTCGGCCTACGGCAAGGAACCGATCGTCGCCATGCAGGCAGAGTCGAAGATCAATAAATTCAACCTGATCGAGATTCCGGTAGCGCATCCGGGTAACGAACAGGGCGCGCAGTGGCTGCGCATCCGTCAGGAGAATCCCGACTACGTGGTGTTCTGGGGTTGGGGCGTGATGAACCAGACGGCGCTCAAGGCGGCGCAAAAGGTGGGCTATCCGCGCGAGAAGATCGTGGGTAGCTGGTGGGCCGGTTCAGAGGAAGACACCATTCCGGCGGGCGCGGCAGCCAAGGGGTACATGAGCGCAACGTGGAACGTGGCGGGCAAGCAGGTACCGTTGATTGCCGATATCGAGAAAGTGGTCTACGGCGCGGGCAAGGGCAATATGCAAGACCCGTCGAAGGTCGGTTCGGTGCTTTATAACCGCGGCGTTTCGGCGGCGGTGGCCACGGTCGAAGCGCTCAACACGGCGCAGAACAAGTTCGGCAAGGGCAAGGTCATGACCCCGGTGCAGGTGCGCTGGGCGCTTGAGAACCTGAATATCGACGCCGCCCGGCTCAAGGCGCTCGGCGCCACCGGTTTGCTGCCCGACATCAAGACGAGTTGCGAGGATCACGAGGGGTCGGGCAAGGTGCGTATTCAGCAATGGGACGGTGCCAAGTGGGTGCTCGTGTCCGACTGGATCGAGGGCAACCGGCGTTTGATTCACCCGCTCTTTGAGGCATCGGCCAAACAGTACGCCAAAGAGAAGGGAATCACGCCCGCCTGCTACAAGATGTGA
- a CDS encoding branched-chain amino acid ABC transporter permease yields MFYREAGQFKTSYEADSQIFPIRQDRIAVCTVLAIAFGVLPWVATEYWLTAILVPFLVFSLAALGLNLLTGYAGQLSLGTAAFMAVGAYASYNFQLRIEGMPILASFALGGVCAALVGIAFGLPSLRIKGFYLAVATLAAQFFVLWVLTKFPWLSNNSSSGVITAQKISILGVDIDTPVRKYLFVLGVVTVMALVAKNLVRSHIGRAWMAVRDMDVAAEVIGIPLMRVKLLAFAVSSFYCGVAGALYAYCYLGSVEPDGFSLDLSFRILFMIIIGGVGSILGSFLGAAFILLLPILLDSTLPAIASFLHLPFTNATVSHIQLMVFGGLIIFFLIVEPHGLARLWQIAKEKLRIWPFPH; encoded by the coding sequence ATGTTCTATCGCGAAGCTGGGCAGTTCAAGACATCTTACGAAGCCGACAGTCAGATTTTCCCGATCCGGCAGGATCGAATCGCTGTGTGTACGGTGCTCGCCATAGCCTTCGGCGTGTTGCCGTGGGTTGCCACCGAGTACTGGCTGACGGCGATTCTGGTGCCGTTTCTGGTGTTCTCGCTCGCCGCGCTCGGTCTGAATCTCCTGACGGGCTACGCCGGGCAGCTGTCGCTGGGCACGGCAGCGTTCATGGCGGTCGGCGCCTATGCCTCGTACAACTTTCAGTTGCGTATCGAGGGCATGCCGATTCTCGCCTCGTTCGCCCTCGGAGGTGTCTGTGCGGCACTCGTCGGTATCGCGTTCGGCTTGCCGTCGCTTCGCATCAAGGGCTTCTATCTGGCGGTCGCCACGCTCGCGGCGCAGTTCTTCGTGCTATGGGTACTCACGAAGTTTCCGTGGCTCTCAAACAATAGTTCGTCGGGCGTGATCACCGCGCAGAAGATCTCCATTCTTGGGGTGGACATCGATACGCCGGTGCGCAAATACCTGTTCGTGCTGGGGGTGGTGACGGTCATGGCGCTGGTGGCGAAGAATCTGGTGCGCTCCCACATTGGCCGTGCCTGGATGGCGGTGCGCGACATGGACGTGGCGGCCGAAGTGATCGGCATTCCGCTCATGCGGGTGAAGTTGCTGGCCTTCGCCGTGAGTTCCTTCTATTGCGGCGTGGCAGGTGCGCTCTATGCCTACTGCTATCTCGGTTCAGTCGAGCCCGACGGCTTCTCGCTTGATCTGTCGTTCCGCATTCTGTTCATGATCATTATTGGCGGCGTGGGCAGCATTCTCGGCAGCTTTCTGGGGGCTGCCTTCATTCTGCTGCTGCCGATTCTGCTCGACAGCACACTGCCTGCGATCGCCTCGTTCCTGCATTTGCCGTTCACCAACGCGACCGTCTCGCATATTCAGTTGATGGTGTTTGGCGGTCTCATCATCTTTTTCCTGATTGTCGAACCGCACGGGCTGGCGCGGCTCTGGCAGATTGCCAAGGAGAAGCTGCGCATCTGGCCCTTCCCGCATTGA
- a CDS encoding branched-chain amino acid ABC transporter permease has protein sequence MQFFLEILIGGLLSGVMYSLVALGFVLIFKASGVFNFAQGAMVYFAALSVVGLMERGLPLWLAAIGAFGVMVLVGVATERFVLRKLVNQSPITLFMATIGLSFFLEGLAPLLWGNEVRALSLGIVDEPIASIMDSTGVLVSSFDLAAAGIAAVLVALLALFFKATSIGRALRAVADDHQAALSLGIPLQRIWVVVWSVSGFVALVAGMLWGSRNGVQFALTMTALKALPVLILGGFTSIPGAIVGGLIIGAAEKLAEIYVPQLLQSQFGGNFGGIEGWFPYVFALLFLLVRPEGLFGERHIDRV, from the coding sequence ATGCAGTTCTTTCTGGAAATCCTGATCGGCGGGTTGCTCTCGGGGGTGATGTACTCGCTTGTCGCGCTGGGCTTTGTGCTGATCTTCAAGGCCTCGGGCGTATTCAACTTCGCGCAGGGCGCGATGGTGTATTTCGCGGCGCTCTCGGTCGTCGGATTGATGGAGCGAGGTTTGCCGCTGTGGCTGGCCGCCATCGGCGCGTTCGGTGTCATGGTGTTGGTCGGTGTCGCTACGGAACGGTTCGTGTTGCGAAAACTGGTGAATCAGTCGCCCATTACGTTGTTCATGGCCACTATCGGTCTGTCGTTCTTCCTCGAAGGGCTGGCGCCGCTGCTGTGGGGCAACGAGGTGCGGGCGCTGTCGCTGGGTATCGTCGACGAGCCCATTGCGTCGATCATGGACTCCACCGGTGTGCTGGTCAGCAGCTTCGATCTCGCCGCGGCGGGCATTGCGGCCGTGCTGGTCGCGCTGCTCGCACTGTTCTTCAAGGCGACGAGCATTGGCCGGGCACTGCGTGCGGTGGCCGACGATCATCAGGCGGCGCTCTCGCTGGGCATTCCGTTGCAACGGATCTGGGTGGTGGTGTGGAGCGTGTCGGGGTTTGTCGCGCTGGTGGCGGGCATGCTCTGGGGCTCGCGCAACGGTGTGCAGTTTGCCCTGACGATGACCGCGCTCAAGGCGCTGCCCGTCTTGATTCTCGGTGGCTTCACATCGATCCCCGGCGCGATTGTCGGCGGATTGATCATCGGTGCGGCGGAGAAGCTTGCGGAGATCTACGTGCCGCAACTGCTGCAAAGTCAGTTCGGCGGGAATTTCGGCGGTATCGAGGGCTGGTTCCCGTATGTCTTCGCACTGCTGTTCCTGCTGGTTCGCCCAGAGGGGCTGTTCGGCGAGCGGCATATCGATCGGGTCTGA